A single window of Vigna unguiculata cultivar IT97K-499-35 chromosome 1, ASM411807v1, whole genome shotgun sequence DNA harbors:
- the LOC114185149 gene encoding calcium homeostasis endoplasmic reticulum protein: protein MERQGHDYTAASAMAYAQQQRQAANMQQQQQQQQFGFHPQHQQFPSSMHGPPFIPPGPGPAHPPMQQFPYHHALQQQQQPLPQLHPHAPPPPHLLLQQQHQGPPAFPSHYPPSLVPSPFYDSAPPPVAPPSDPDLHKRIDKLVEYAVKNGPDFEAMICEKQRDNPSYSFLFGGEGHGYYRYKLWLSTRPPGGPFNPPFPSSSMPMIHPPPNPMMNPSPLNASPMNPAGIGSSPSMLGPPPFQQFYDQQHHHQHSQSFGLPGRPEYDQSSKSFKGPSGPLPPDVAMELNNVLNNLNGTKESIKGAKLWFMQRSPFAPSLAEALRDRVFALDDVERQLHIIYLANDILFDSLNRRTNGNDLDSEALAFKPVLGSMLARIYHNPQSNEEYRKRLQQMVEFWASKTVYDQDTISLLKGEMIGGLQTSPFPGASKDLSSASAESVAGVLQTPNHAAQQWQGDRLGSGSNVLDQDRTDKHAAPAQSLSVPLAAQQFLPNAAPPSAFPGSMAIPSSVQPANQAPGGVHLLPPQSSSTGEQLPPYPLFPPGLIPGMVRKMQIGSGVPYSPLSPLDIPTIIPPSTVPPSEILQRVSKFFKEIGEVNPSEGPMNSDSRDEDDEYDREFEREPAVRKGGACIPPPPNLQVDPETGTYVDGTVERKPGSSGSGRLGLGATANPNEVSQYDDVYTSYRKQRSTNYHSSMSARAAAR from the exons ATGGAACGTCAGGGTCATGATTATACAGCTGCATCTGCTATGGCATATGCTCAGCAACAGAGGCAAGCTGCTAATATgcagcagcaacaacaacaacaacagttTGGATTTCATCCTCAGCATCAGCAGTTTCCTTCATCAATGCACGGTCCTCCTTTTATACCCCCAGGTCCAGGTCCTGCACACCCTCCTATGCAACAATTCCCGTATCATCATGCCttgcagcagcagcagcaaccACTTCCACAATTACACCCTCATGCCCCTCCCCCGCCCCATCTCCTTCTTCAGCAGCAGCACCAAGGACCGCCTGCATTCCCTTCACATTATCCTCCTTCTCTTGTTCCATCTCCTTTTTATGATTCTGCCCCACCCCCAGTCGCCCCCCCTTCTGATCCGGATCTCCACAAGCGAATAGACAAGCTTGTTGAGTATGCAGTGAAAAACGGCCCCGATTTTGAAGCTATGATATGTGAAAAGCAGCGTGATAATCCTTCATATAGTTTCCTCTTTGGTGGGGAAGGCCACGGTTACTACCGTTATAAGCTCTGGTTATCAACTCGTCCACCGGGTGGTCCATTCAACCCACCTTTCCCATCATCTTCCATGCCCATGATCCACCCCCCTCCAAATCCAATGATGAATCCGTCTCCTCTAAATGCCTCTCCAATGAATCCTGCAGGAATAGGGTCTTCACCTTCAATGCTAGGCCCACCTCCTTTCCAACAGTTCTATGATCAACAACACCACCATCAGCATTCTCAATCTTTTGGTCTCCCTGGGCGGCCTGAGTATGATCAGTCATCCAAGTCTTTCAAAGGACCCTCTGGGCCACTTCCACCTGATGTCGCAATGGAGCTCAATAACGTTCTTAACAATTTAAATGGTACAAAAGAATCCATCAAAGGTGCGAAACTTTGGTTCATGCAGAGATCTCCATTTGCACCATCCCTAGCAGAGGCTCTTAGAGACAGGGTCTTTGCATTGGATGATGTCGAGAGACAGTTACACATAATTTACCTTGCCAATGACATCCTTTTTGACAG CTTAAATCGGAGAACAAATGGCAATGACCTTGACAGTGAAGCTCTTGCCTTTAAACCTGTTTTAGGCTCCATGCTTGCAAGAATTTATCATAACCCGCAGAGCAATGAGGAATACAGGAAAAGATTGCAGCAAATGGTGGAGTTCTGGGCCTCTAAAACGGTATACGATCAGGATACTATATCTTTACTTAAGGGTGAGATGATTGGTGGGCTTCAAACAAGTCCTTTTCCTGGGGCTTCAAAGGATTTATCTTCTGCTTCAGCAGAATCAGTTGCAG GAGTTTTGCAGACACCTAACCATGCTGCTCAGCAATGGCAAGGTGATAGGTTAGGCTCTGGTTCAAATGTCTTAGATCAAGATCGTACTGATAAGCATGCAGCTCCAGCACAGTCACTATCTGTACCCCTAGCAGCTCAGCAGTTTCTTCCAAATGCTGCTCCTCCTAGTGCCTTTCCTGGGTCCATGGCTATTCCATCTTCTGTTCAACCTGCTAACCAAGCACCTGGTGGTGTTCATTTATTGCCCCCTCAATCATCCAGCACCGGTGAACAATTGCCACCATATCCATTATTCCCACCTGGTCTCATTCCTGGAATGGTTAGAAAGATGCAGATCGGTAGTGGGGTTCCATATTCTCCATTGAGCCCTTTGGATATCCCAACCATCATACCGCCATCAACTGTGCCACCATCAGAAATTCTTCAAAGAGTGTCAAAATTCTTTAAGGAAATTGGAGAGGTAAATCCTTCTGAGGGTCCTATGAATTCTGATTcaagagatgaagatgatgaataTGATAGAGAATTTGAGAGGGAGCCAGCAGTACGAAAGGGAGGTGCTTGTATACCTCCACCTCCAAACTTGCAGGTTGATCCAGAGACAGGGACCTATGTTGATGGGACAGTAGAACGGAAACCTGGATCCAGTGGCTCGGGCAGGTTAGGGCTGGGGGCCACAGCTAATCCCAACGAGGTGAGTCAGTATGATGATGTATATACATCTTACAGGAAGCAGAGAAGCACCAATTACCATTCATCAATGAGTGCTAGAGCCGCAGCAAGATGA
- the LOC114194501 gene encoding probable glutamate carboxypeptidase AMP1 gives MMPKPVNVLATKPSPLSTMVVVLILCILGFYALHFPHSSTPSSSSSSQNLSQVEKLFLSASSNSTISSYLRALTLHPHLAGTKPGSDVASYVLNHFTSLGLKTHTATYTTLLSFPVHSSLSAHFSEGGPSVSLRLTEPAAAGVVQAYHAYSPSGAVQARAVFANYGRERDYRALGAMGVNVSGCVVVVRKGGEMGRGTVVERAEAHGAAAVLVYGEGDTWRKGFERGHVMRGGIGDPLTPGWAGVEGGETLGLEDREVLKRFPKIPSMPLSAEVADSILSSLGGAPVPLQWRGTLRSKVRHVGPGPTILNFTYQGEKKVANIENVFAVIKGSEEPDRYVLLGNHRDAWTYGAVDPSSGTAALLDIARRFSVLLGLGWKPRRTIILCSWDAEEFGMIGSTEWVEQNLLNLASKAVAYLNVDCAVQGPGFFVGSTPQLDSLILEVTKKVKDPDSEGVSLYENWVAASAGSNNIQRLSGVDSDFAPFVQHAGVPSIDMYYGRDFPVYHTAFDSYNWMAEYADPFFHRHVAVTGVWGLLALHLAGDPILPFNYVSYANELQLYKNMLSNLVDQKISLHPLTLSIEEFASAAKEADDESKKLRLQETEGCVLDIKKRALNDRLMLAEKGFLDADGLQGKQWFKHLVYGPSSNNERLNFFPGISDSITGSTGVTETERLASIQHEIWRVARAIRRAASALTGEFT, from the exons ATGATGCCTAAACCCGTGAACGTTTTGGCAACAAAGCCCTCACCTTTGAGTACCATGGTGGTGGTGCTGATACTCTGCATTCTGGGTTTCTACGCTCTGCATTTCCCTCACTCTTCTACaccttcctcctcctcctcctctcaAAACCTCTCTCAGGTGGAAAAACTTTTTCTCTCCGCTTCCTCAAACTCCACCATTTCTTCCTACCTCCGCGCTCTCACCCTGCACCCTCACCTCGCCGGAACAAAACCCGGCTCCGACGTCGCCAGCTATGTCCTCAACCACTTCACTTCATTGGGACTCAAGACCCACACGGCGACCTACACCACGCTTCTCTCTTTCCCGGTTCACTCCTCCCTCTCAGCGCATTTTAGCGAAGGCGGCCCCTCGGTGAGCCTCCGCCTCACGGAGCCGGCAGCCGCGGGCGTGGTTCAGGCCTACCACGCGTACTCGCCGTCGGGTGCGGTGCAGGCGCGTGCGGTGTTCGCGAACTACGGGAGGGAGAGGGACTACCGCGCGCTGGGCGCTATGGGAGTGAACGTGAGCGGGTGCGTGGTGGTTGTGCGGAAGGGCGGGGAGATGGGGCGCGGCACAGTAGTGGAGAGAGCGGAGGCGCACGGGGCGGCGGCGGTGTTGGTTTACGGCGAGGGTGACACGTGGCGGAAGGGGTTTGAGAGGGGGCACGTGATGAGGGGAGGAATAGGGGACCCACTCACTCCTGGTTGGGCTGGGGTTGAGGGTGGCGAGACACTGGGATTGGAAGATAGGGAAGTCTTGAAAAGGTTCCCCAAAATTCCATCTATGCCTTTATCAGCTGAGGTGGCAGACTCTATTTTGTCCTCTCTTGGGGGTGCTCCTGTGCCTCTTCAATGGAGGGGCACCCTAAGGTCTAAGGTCAGACATGTTGGTCCTGGCCCCACCATCCTCAATTTCACTTACCAG gGTGAAAAGAAGGTGGCCAACATTGAAAATGTTTTTGCTGTCATAAAGGGGTCAGAAGAACCTGATCGATATGTTCTGCTGGGGAACCACAGAGATGCATGGACGTATGGTGCTGTTGATCCCAGCAGTGGGACAGCTGCACTACTTGACATTGCTCGTCGGTTTTCTGTTCTATTGGGTTTGGGGTGGAAGCCAAGGAGGACAATAATTCTCTGCAGTTGGGATGCTGAGGAATTTGGGATG ATAGGATCAACTGAATGGGTTGAACAAAACCTTCTTAATCTGGCTTCCAAAGCTGTAGCATACCTTAATGTGGACTGTGCTGTTCAGGGCCCTGGTTTCTTTGTTGGCTCAACTCCTCAGCTAGACAGTCTTATTCTTGAGGTCACAAAAAAG GTCAAGGATCCTGATTCTGAGGGTGTATCACTATATGAGAATTGGGTTGCTGCTTCTGCTGGAAGCAATAAC ATTCAGAGGCTCAGTGGAGTTGATTCTGATTTTGCTCCATTTGTGCAACATGCGGGGGTTCCATCCATTGATATGTATTATGGAAGAG ATTTCCCTGTCTATCACACTGCATTCGACTCCTATAACTGGATGGCAGAGTATGCAGATCCATTCTTCCACCGCCATGTTGCTg TTACGGGAGTTTGGGGGCTTCTAGCACTTCACTTAGCTGGCGATCCCATTCTTCCTTTCAATTACGTTTCATATGCAAATGAGTTACAG CTATACAAAAACATGTTGAGCAACTTGGTAGATCAGAAAATTTCCTTACATCCATTAACTCTTTCAATTGAAGAATTTGCTTCTGCTGCCAAAGAAGCTGATGATGAATCAAAG AAACTGAGATTGCAGGAAACAGAAGGTTGTGTTTTGGATATCAAAAAACGAGCTTTGAATGATAGACTAATGCTTGCTGAAAAAGGGTTCTTGGATGCAGATGGACTTCAAGGAAAGCAGTGGTTCAAGCATCTC GTGTATGGGCCTTCAAGCAACAATGAAAGGCTCAATTTCTTCCCTGGGATTTCTGATTCTATTACTGGTTCTACGGGTGTTACTGAAACAGAAAGGCTAGCATCAATTCAACATGAGATCTGGAGGGTTGCCAGAGCCATTCGTCGAGCTGCTTCTGCACTCACAGGAGAATTCACTTGA
- the LOC114194509 gene encoding uncharacterized protein LOC114194509, which yields MEMQLGERKKTMAEDPISSFCNALAAFCNHLHSSSDALKQSIDRRPIPLDSASSIFTQCLNRRVSAATADLDILDSMSFGTVSFEELLGHCNELYKKNRSDLLQLQERLQSRGYTPVPDIEEEEDEVEDIQHQDPEDKLDSPSSFYGPLSAADPSFKSFEEDALLDESLSLKKFGLSDAYLATLASEGDLSSHEPDNKLQEFRQQDQPVVSSEGSKFLPIENENLKTAEVPSPRLQILKSEFECLPAYMKGLASWEDLLGAVDKINSSLSKKTNGCSYFHQDEIPSFELGPKTRSYLLLLVRMNRLVVETIDGILSYRVL from the exons ATGGAAATGCAATTGGGAGAGAGGAAGAAGACGATGGCAGAGGATCCGATTTCCAGCTTCTGCAACGCATTGGCTGCTTTCTGCAACCACCTCCACTCCTCTTCCGATGCTCTCAAGCAATCCATCGATCGCCGACCTATTCCTCTCG ATTCCGCGTCGTCTATCTTCACGCAATGCCTGAATCGCCGCGTATCCGCCGCCACCGCCGACCTCGATATACTCGACTCCATGTCCTTCGGCACTGTCTCTTTCGAAGAGCTCCTAGGTCACTGCAACGAACTTTACAAGAAGAACCGCTCCGATCTGCTTCAACTCCAAGAGCGTCTCCAGAGCCGCGGTTACACTCCTG TTCCGGATATTGAGGAGGAAGAGGATGAAGTCGAGGACATACAACATCAGGATCCGGAAGACAAATTGGATAGTCCGTCTTCTTTCTATGGACCACTCTCCGCTGCCGATCCTAGCTTCAAAAGTTTCGAAGAAGATGCTTT ACTTGATGAATCTTTGAGTTTGAAAAAGTTTGGGCTGTCAGATGCATATCTAGCCACCTTAGCATCTGAAG GTGATTTGTCATCACACGAACCTGACAATAA ATTACAAGAATTTAGGCAGCAAGATCAACCCGTTGTGTCATCTGAAGGAAGCAAGTTCTTACCTATTG AGAATGAGAATTTAAAGACAGCCGAAGTTCCGAGTCCCAGGTTACAGATATTGAAGAGCGAATTTGAATGTCTTCCTGCTTACATGAAGGGTCTAGCGTCATGGGAG GATCTACTTGGAGCTGTTGACAAGATTAATTCCAGCCTAAGCAAGAAGACCAATGGATGCAGCTACTTCCACCAAGATGAAATCCCCTCATTTGAATTAG GGCCTAAAACAAGATCATACTTGCTACTTCTGGTGCGCATGAACCGATTGGTTGTTGAGACTATTGATGGTATACTATCGTACAGAGTATTGTAG
- the LOC114179263 gene encoding MATH domain and coiled-coil domain-containing protein At3g58270-like, with translation MDTQRETSIRFETFTWKIQNFSKQNTKKLQSKAFRIRGYKWRIRLYPLMKNVDHFSLYLMVADSLPPYGWDRNTYFKLSLINQLDGNKSVVKETQQKFNGGYRSWGSFFVNRSVFFDSKQGYLVNDTCIIEAHVCVSDLSSLEVNTLNTNSPTSKSKLGDEARRNSESIEQEDDKETETETSDESETHSSTSCGSSQTEGEVQSSDLTLKDLLDLGSLGKEEAAFVPLLEEACIWHPSLIRSQRKSSRWFRLWAFTSLGQVLYLLKTSKVKDMNEDACNRLHGLWEELVKHSGFQLSWLEPYVESALGMKAHLEKTEVVNKLKDSVVALEIKMKKLRGELAAAEAEFEVTRRALVEAKKGFVELDFNADLGYAMF, from the exons ATGGACACCCAGAGGGAAACAAGTATTCGTTTTGAGACATTCACGTGGAAGATTCAAAATTTCTCAAAACAAAACACCAAGAAACTACAATCCAAGGCCTTCCGAATCCGAGGTTATAAATG GCGTATTCGTTTGTATCCATTAATGAAAAATGTCGACCATTTTTCGTTATATCTGATGGTTGCAGATTCTTTACCACCCTACGGATGGGACAGAAACACATATTTCAAGTTATCTCTGATTAATCAACTGGATGGGAATAAGTCAGTTGTAAAGG AAACTCAGCAGAAGTTCAATGGCGGATATCGTAGCTGGGGCTCATTTTTTGTGAACCGAAGTGTATTCTTCGACTCAAAGCAAGGGTATCTTGTGAACGACACATGCATCATTGAAGCTCATGTTTGTGTCTCTGATCTTAGTTCTCTTGAAGTTAACACCTTGAACACAAACTCTCCaacttccaaatccaagttagGTGATGAAGCAAGAAGAAATTCAGAATCCATAGAGCAGGAAGATGATAAAGAAACAGAAACAGAAACATCAGATGAGAGTGAGACACATAGTTCAACCAGTTGTGGGTCTAGTCAAACAGAAGGGGAAGTTCAAAGTTCAGATTTGACACTAAAAGATCTTCTAGATTTGGGGAGTTTAGGGAAAGAAGAAGCAGCTTTTGTTCCTCTGTTGGAAGAGGCATGCATATGGCATCCTTCTCTGATAAGAAGCCAGAGGAAAAGTTCAAGATGGTTCAGACTATGGGCATTCACATCCTTAGGTCAAGTTCTATACTTGCTGAAGACAAGTAAGGTGAAGGACATGAATGAAGATGCATGCAATCGTCTTCATGGTTTGTGGGAGGAACTTGTAAAACATTCTGGATTTCAGTTGTCTTGGTTGGAGCCTTATGTTGAATCTGCATTGGGTATGAAAGCTCATTTGGAAAAGACAGAAGTTGTGAACAAACTGAAAGACAGTGTTGTTGCTTTGGAGATCAAAATGAAGAAGCTGAGGGGAGAATTGGCGGCTGCAGAAGCTGAGTTTGAGGTAACAAGGAGGGCACTGGTTGAGGCCAAAAAAGGTTTCGTAGAGTTGGATTTTAATGCTGATTTAGGTTATGCTATGTTTTAG
- the LOC114186410 gene encoding rhomboid-like protein 15 isoform X2, producing the protein MMALVPLGSELERIMGSVRLLYVTILLATSNAIFHVLIALLVAHNPVLTYDYLMNECAIGFSGVLFSMIVIETSLSGVQSRSVFGLFNVPAKWYAFFLLVVFQLLMQNVSLLGHLCGILSGFAYTYGLFNFLIPGTTFYSSIESSSWFSSCVRRPKFIVCTGGNPSGYIPTHTSQNSTSGLLSGNIWRNLSSLMPQREVSTQSTEDSRFPGRGRTLGSGQGQAPSHLHSDSNLQERLLDDSSPNSPLVSSTPSNTHQLSEGRHSAVNVAPTTAVPQHQGAVVSEEGIKKLVSMGFDRTQVEVALAAADGNLNVAVEILMSQQS; encoded by the exons ATGATGGCTTTAGTTCCCTTGGGGTCTGAGCTGGAGAGGATCATGGGCTCAGTTCGCTTGCTATATGTCACTATTTTGTTGGCTACAAGCAATGCCATATTTCACGTGCTCATAGCACTGCTGGTGGCGCACAATCCTGTTCTTACATATGATTACCTCATGAATGAGTGTGCAATAGGCTTCTCAGGAGTTCTATTTTCAATGATTGTTATAGAGACAAGCTTGAGTGGAGTTCAATCCAGGAG TGTTTTTGGATTGTTTAATGTGCCTGCCAAGTG GTATGCATTCTTTTTGCTGGTAGTATTCCAGCTTCTCATGCAAAATGTTTCACTACTTGGGCACCTTTGTGGCATTTTATCTGGGTTTGCAT ATACATATGGATTGTTTAATTTCCTCATACCTGGAACCACCTTTTATTCGTCTATTGAATCCTCCTCCTGGTTT TCTTCATGTGTGAGACGTCCAAAATTTATCGTTTGCACGGGTGGAAATCCTTCAGGTTATATTCCTACACATACAAGCCAAAATTCAACAAG TGGATTGCTTTCTGGAAATATTTGGAGGAACCTGTCTTCATTGATGCCTCAAAGGGAAGTGTCTACTCAG TCAACTGAGGACAGTAGGTTCCCTGGGAGGGGAAGGACCCTTGGTTCTGGTCAAGGTCAAGCTCCTTCTCATCTTCATTCAGattcaaatcttcaagaaaGACTTTTGGATGATAGTAGTCCCAATAGTCCTTTAGTTTCATCCACTCCTAGTAACACTCATCAGTTATCAGAAGGAAG GCATTCAGCTGTGAATGTAGCTCCAACGACTGCTGTTCCACAGCACCAG GGTGCAGTCGTTTCGGAAGAAGGGATTAAAAAACTTGTATCAATGGGCTTTGATAGG ACGCAAGTGGAAGTGGCGCTTGCAGCTGCTGATGGTAATCTCAATGTTGCAGTGGAAATACTCATGAGCCAGCAG AGTTGA
- the LOC114186410 gene encoding rhomboid-like protein 15 isoform X1 codes for MRRPRNMRPNIVSQAGLPTRMNQWWESIPFLTSAVVVVCGVIYLVCLLVGYDSFAEVCFLPSAVVSRFQVYRIYTSIIFHGSLLHVLFNMMALVPLGSELERIMGSVRLLYVTILLATSNAIFHVLIALLVAHNPVLTYDYLMNECAIGFSGVLFSMIVIETSLSGVQSRSVFGLFNVPAKWYAFFLLVVFQLLMQNVSLLGHLCGILSGFAYTYGLFNFLIPGTTFYSSIESSSWFSSCVRRPKFIVCTGGNPSGYIPTHTSQNSTSGLLSGNIWRNLSSLMPQREVSTQSTEDSRFPGRGRTLGSGQGQAPSHLHSDSNLQERLLDDSSPNSPLVSSTPSNTHQLSEGRHSAVNVAPTTAVPQHQGAVVSEEGIKKLVSMGFDRTQVEVALAAADGNLNVAVEILMSQQS; via the exons ATGCGAAGACCCCGAAATATGAGACCAAACATCGTTTCCCAG GCAGGGTTGCCTACTAGGATGAATCAATGGTGGGAAAGCATTCCATTTCTCACTTCTGCAGTGGTGGTTGTCTGTGGAGTCATTTACTTGGTTTGTCTTTTGGTTGGATACGATTCCTTTGCTGAGGTTTGCTTCTTGCCATCTGCTGTTGTGTCACGGTTTcaag TTTACAGGATTTATACTTCCATTATCTTCCATGGTTCACTGCTTCATGTTCTCTTCAACATGATGGCTTTAGTTCCCTTGGGGTCTGAGCTGGAGAGGATCATGGGCTCAGTTCGCTTGCTATATGTCACTATTTTGTTGGCTACAAGCAATGCCATATTTCACGTGCTCATAGCACTGCTGGTGGCGCACAATCCTGTTCTTACATATGATTACCTCATGAATGAGTGTGCAATAGGCTTCTCAGGAGTTCTATTTTCAATGATTGTTATAGAGACAAGCTTGAGTGGAGTTCAATCCAGGAG TGTTTTTGGATTGTTTAATGTGCCTGCCAAGTG GTATGCATTCTTTTTGCTGGTAGTATTCCAGCTTCTCATGCAAAATGTTTCACTACTTGGGCACCTTTGTGGCATTTTATCTGGGTTTGCAT ATACATATGGATTGTTTAATTTCCTCATACCTGGAACCACCTTTTATTCGTCTATTGAATCCTCCTCCTGGTTT TCTTCATGTGTGAGACGTCCAAAATTTATCGTTTGCACGGGTGGAAATCCTTCAGGTTATATTCCTACACATACAAGCCAAAATTCAACAAG TGGATTGCTTTCTGGAAATATTTGGAGGAACCTGTCTTCATTGATGCCTCAAAGGGAAGTGTCTACTCAG TCAACTGAGGACAGTAGGTTCCCTGGGAGGGGAAGGACCCTTGGTTCTGGTCAAGGTCAAGCTCCTTCTCATCTTCATTCAGattcaaatcttcaagaaaGACTTTTGGATGATAGTAGTCCCAATAGTCCTTTAGTTTCATCCACTCCTAGTAACACTCATCAGTTATCAGAAGGAAG GCATTCAGCTGTGAATGTAGCTCCAACGACTGCTGTTCCACAGCACCAG GGTGCAGTCGTTTCGGAAGAAGGGATTAAAAAACTTGTATCAATGGGCTTTGATAGG ACGCAAGTGGAAGTGGCGCTTGCAGCTGCTGATGGTAATCTCAATGTTGCAGTGGAAATACTCATGAGCCAGCAG AGTTGA